The following proteins are co-located in the Candidatus Accumulibacter cognatus genome:
- a CDS encoding CcoQ/FixQ family Cbb3-type cytochrome c oxidase assembly chaperone — protein sequence MDINDLRAIVTVVSLLTFLGIVWWAYGVKGNKKRFEEAAMLPFADEEADLAELGLDRNGQRKAS from the coding sequence ATGGACATCAACGATCTGCGAGCCATCGTAACCGTCGTTTCCCTGCTGACTTTCCTTGGGATAGTCTGGTGGGCCTACGGCGTGAAGGGCAACAAGAAGCGCTTTGAAGAAGCGGCAATGCTGCCGTTCGCCGATGAAGAGGCGGATCTGGCCGAATTGGGCCTGGACCGTAACGGACAAAGGAAAGCATCATGA
- the ccoO gene encoding cytochrome-c oxidase, cbb3-type subunit II, producing MKLTHDAIERNVTLMVVLTLLVVSIGGLAEIVPLYFQKSTTEPVAGLKPYDPVRLTGRDVYIREGCFLCHSQMIRPFRAETERYGHYSVAGEFVYDHPFQWGSKRTGPDLHRVGGRYSDEWHRAHLINPRDLVPESNMPAFAFLEKAPADANSIEAKMHALRKVGVPYTDDEIAGARKQLEGKSELDVLIAYLQGMGIEMKNVK from the coding sequence ATGAAACTTACGCATGATGCAATCGAACGCAATGTGACCTTGATGGTGGTACTCACCCTGTTGGTGGTCAGCATCGGCGGCTTGGCCGAAATCGTGCCGCTTTATTTCCAGAAGTCCACCACCGAGCCGGTGGCTGGGCTCAAGCCTTACGATCCGGTGCGTCTGACCGGTCGGGATGTATACATTCGCGAAGGTTGCTTCCTTTGTCATTCGCAAATGATTCGCCCGTTCCGTGCGGAAACCGAGCGTTATGGGCATTATTCGGTCGCCGGTGAGTTCGTTTACGACCATCCGTTCCAGTGGGGTTCGAAGCGTACCGGTCCAGACCTGCATCGGGTCGGGGGCCGCTATTCGGATGAATGGCACCGTGCGCACCTGATCAATCCGCGTGACCTGGTTCCCGAGTCCAACATGCCTGCCTTCGCTTTTCTCGAGAAGGCGCCTGCTGATGCGAACAGCATCGAGGCCAAGATGCACGCCTTGCGCAAGGTTGGAGTGCCCTATACCGATGATGAAATTGCCGGGGCCAGAAAACAGCTGGAAGGCAAGAGCGAACTGGACGTACTCATCGCTTATCTGCAGGGGATGGGCATCGAAATGAAGAACGTCAAGTAA
- the ccoN gene encoding cytochrome-c oxidase, cbb3-type subunit I: MEAQSTYNYKVVRQFAVMTVIWGIVGMLVGVIIAAQLVWPDLNFGPYLHFGRLRPLHTNAVIFAFGGCALFATSYYVVQRTSHARIFSDGLAAFTFWGWQLIIVLAAITLPLGFTSGKEYAELEWPIDILITVVWVAYAIVFFGTIAKRKVTHIYVANWFYGGFILAVALLHVVNSAAIPVSLTKSYSVYAGVQDAMVQWWYGHNAVGFFLTAGFLGMMYYFVPKQAGRPVYSYRLSVVHFWALIFTYMWAGPHHLHYTALPDWTQSVGMLFSLILLAPSWGGMINGVMTLSGAWYKLRDDPILKFLITSLSFYGMSTFEGPMMSIKTVNALSHYTDWTIGHVHSGALGWVAMISIGAIYYLLPRLYGKSEMFSVKLITVHFWVSTIGVVLYIASMWIAGVMQGLMWRAVNLDGTLTYSFVESVKASYPFWAIRFLGGFLFLFGMLIMAYNMVKTIASGRSVDDARVVLVPAAHHA; this comes from the coding sequence TGCCGTGATGACCGTCATCTGGGGGATTGTCGGAATGCTGGTGGGGGTGATCATTGCCGCCCAACTGGTCTGGCCTGATCTCAACTTCGGGCCGTATCTGCATTTCGGTCGCCTGCGGCCATTGCATACCAACGCGGTTATTTTTGCCTTTGGTGGCTGCGCCTTGTTTGCGACCTCCTACTACGTTGTTCAACGCACCAGCCATGCGAGGATCTTTTCGGATGGTCTAGCGGCGTTCACCTTCTGGGGCTGGCAACTGATCATCGTCCTGGCCGCGATCACCCTGCCGTTGGGTTTCACGTCGGGCAAGGAATACGCCGAACTCGAATGGCCGATCGACATTCTGATCACCGTGGTCTGGGTCGCTTATGCGATCGTGTTCTTCGGTACCATTGCCAAGCGCAAGGTCACCCATATCTATGTGGCGAACTGGTTCTACGGCGGCTTCATTCTCGCCGTTGCTCTGCTGCACGTGGTCAACAGCGCCGCCATTCCGGTCTCGCTGACCAAATCCTATTCAGTCTATGCTGGTGTGCAGGACGCGATGGTGCAGTGGTGGTATGGCCATAACGCGGTTGGCTTCTTTCTTACGGCAGGCTTCCTGGGAATGATGTACTACTTTGTCCCGAAGCAGGCCGGTCGCCCGGTCTATTCATATCGCTTATCGGTGGTGCATTTCTGGGCGCTGATTTTCACCTATATGTGGGCCGGTCCGCACCATCTGCATTACACGGCACTGCCGGACTGGACCCAATCGGTGGGCATGCTTTTCTCGCTGATTCTGCTGGCCCCTTCGTGGGGAGGCATGATCAACGGGGTGATGACCCTCTCGGGTGCCTGGTACAAACTGCGTGACGACCCGATCCTCAAGTTTCTGATTACGTCTCTGTCATTCTACGGCATGTCAACCTTTGAGGGTCCGATGATGTCCATCAAGACGGTTAATGCGCTGTCGCACTACACCGACTGGACGATTGGTCACGTGCATTCGGGTGCGCTGGGCTGGGTGGCGATGATCTCGATCGGTGCGATCTACTATTTGTTGCCGCGCCTATATGGCAAGTCCGAAATGTTCAGCGTCAAGCTGATTACCGTGCACTTCTGGGTATCGACAATCGGCGTCGTTCTCTATATCGCCTCGATGTGGATTGCCGGGGTGATGCAGGGGCTGATGTGGCGTGCGGTCAATCTCGACGGAACCCTGACCTACAGCTTCGTGGAATCGGTCAAGGCTTCGTATCCGTTCTGGGCGATCCGTTTTCTCGGCGGCTTTCTCTTCCTGTTCGGCATGCTGATCATGGCATACAACATGGTCAAGACGATCGCCAGTGGCCGTTCGGTCGATGATGCACGCGTCGTCCTCGTGCCAGCCGCTCATCACGCCTGA